A single region of the Pseudomonas sp. B21-023 genome encodes:
- the tsaE gene encoding tRNA (adenosine(37)-N6)-threonylcarbamoyltransferase complex ATPase subunit type 1 TsaE, whose translation MSGITLFLGDEDATVAFGAKLAEVTKGHGVIFLEGDLGAGKTTLSRGLIRGLGHTGPVKSPTFTVVEPYEIGEVRAFHFDLYRLVDPEELEFMGIRDYFEGDALCLFEWPDKGAGVLPKPDLTITISPQAGGRSLNLSPQGARGEAWCAVLAKEFIQ comes from the coding sequence GTGTCAGGCATAACCCTGTTTCTGGGCGACGAGGACGCCACCGTCGCCTTTGGCGCGAAACTGGCCGAAGTGACCAAAGGTCATGGTGTGATTTTTCTCGAGGGCGACCTGGGGGCAGGCAAAACCACCCTGTCCCGCGGGCTGATTCGTGGCCTGGGTCATACCGGCCCGGTAAAAAGTCCGACATTTACCGTGGTTGAACCCTACGAGATTGGTGAGGTTCGCGCCTTCCATTTCGACCTCTATCGCCTGGTCGACCCGGAAGAGCTTGAATTCATGGGCATTCGAGATTATTTCGAGGGCGATGCATTGTGCCTGTTCGAGTGGCCCGATAAAGGTGCGGGCGTTTTGCCAAAGCCCGACCTGACCATTACCATAAGCCCGCAAGCGGGCGGACGTTCGCTTAACCTGTCGCCGCAAGGGGCTCGCGGCGAAGCCTGGTGTGCCGTTCTGGCCAAAGAATTCATACAGTAA
- a CDS encoding N-acetylmuramoyl-L-alanine amidase produces the protein MRIRALVAVVGLLLTAVTVDALAVTQVKSMRLWRAPDNTRLVFDLSGPVQHSVFTLTAPDRLVIDINGATLGAPLNVSTSNTPITSVRSAQRTPTDLRVVVDLKKAVSPKSFTLAPNAQYGNRLVVDLYDQEADAIAASNPTPPPTPQPPATTPAVPVTPAQPAIKLPPAPSGKRDIVVAIDAGHGGEDPGASGSRGQHEKDIVLDIAKELQRQINSEKGYRAELTRTGDYFIPLRKRTEIARKKGADLFVSIHADAAPSKAAFGASVFALSDRGATSETARWLADTENRSDLIGGAGNVSLDDKDRMLAGVLLDLSMTATLSSSLNVGQKVLGNMGRVTPLHKQRVEQAGFMVLKSPDIPSILVETGFISNANEAAKLATRSHQQALARSIHTGVRQFFQQNPPPGTYIAWLRDSGKIVQGPREHTVRPGETLAMIAVRYQVSVAGLRSSNNLKTDELKVGQHLDIPTTALASQQ, from the coding sequence ATGCGCATACGCGCACTGGTCGCTGTTGTTGGGCTGCTGCTGACCGCGGTGACCGTTGACGCTCTGGCCGTCACTCAAGTCAAGAGCATGCGCCTGTGGCGCGCTCCGGACAATACGCGGCTGGTCTTCGACCTGTCCGGGCCTGTGCAGCACAGCGTCTTCACCCTCACCGCTCCCGATCGCCTGGTGATCGACATCAACGGTGCCACCCTGGGGGCGCCGCTGAACGTCTCCACGTCGAACACGCCAATCACCAGTGTGCGTTCGGCCCAGCGCACGCCCACCGACCTGCGCGTGGTGGTCGACCTGAAGAAAGCCGTGTCGCCGAAGAGCTTCACCCTGGCGCCGAACGCCCAGTACGGCAATCGCCTGGTGGTCGACCTGTACGATCAGGAAGCTGACGCCATCGCCGCCAGCAACCCGACACCGCCCCCGACACCGCAGCCACCGGCCACCACGCCGGCGGTGCCTGTCACCCCGGCGCAACCGGCGATCAAGCTGCCGCCAGCACCGAGTGGCAAGCGTGACATCGTGGTCGCCATCGACGCCGGTCACGGCGGCGAAGACCCGGGCGCGTCCGGCTCGCGTGGCCAGCACGAGAAAGACATCGTGCTGGATATCGCCAAGGAGCTGCAGCGCCAGATCAATTCCGAGAAGGGCTACCGCGCCGAGCTGACCCGCACCGGCGACTACTTCATCCCGCTGCGCAAGCGCACCGAGATCGCCCGCAAGAAGGGCGCCGATCTGTTTGTCTCGATTCACGCCGACGCCGCGCCGTCGAAGGCTGCCTTTGGCGCTTCGGTGTTCGCCCTGTCCGACCGTGGCGCAACCTCCGAGACCGCCCGCTGGCTGGCCGACACGGAAAACCGCTCCGACCTGATCGGCGGCGCCGGCAACGTCAGCCTCGACGACAAGGACCGCATGCTGGCCGGGGTGCTGCTCGACCTGTCGATGACCGCCACCCTCAGTTCCAGCCTCAATGTCGGGCAGAAGGTGCTGGGCAACATGGGCCGGGTCACGCCGTTGCACAAACAACGGGTGGAACAGGCCGGGTTCATGGTGCTGAAGTCGCCGGACATCCCGTCGATCCTTGTTGAAACCGGGTTCATCTCCAACGCCAACGAGGCGGCCAAGCTGGCTACCCGTAGCCATCAGCAGGCCTTGGCACGTTCGATTCATACCGGTGTGCGTCAATTCTTCCAGCAGAACCCGCCGCCTGGCACTTACATCGCCTGGCTGCGCGACAGTGGCAAGATCGTCCAGGGCCCGCGTGAGCACACCGTGCGCCCCGGCGAGACGCTGGCGATGATTGCGGTACGTTACCAGGTCAGCGTGGCTGGCCTGCGCAGTAGCAACAACCTGAAGACCGACGAGCTCAAGGTTGGCCAGCACCTTGACATCCCCACCACCGCCCTGGCGTCCCAGCAATGA
- the mutL gene encoding DNA mismatch repair endonuclease MutL yields MSGGSRIQLLSPRLANQIAAGEVVERPASVAKELLENSLDSGARRIEVEVEQGGVKLLRVRDNGGGIAPDDLPLALARHATSKIRELEDLEGVLSLGFRGEALASISSVARLTLTSRTADASEAWQVETEGRDMTPRVQPAAHPVGTSVEVRDLFFNTPARRKFLKAEKTEFDHLQEVIRRLALARFDVGFHLRHNGKTIFSLHEAADETARARRVGTICGPGFLEQALPIDVERNGLRLWGWVGLPTFSRSQADLQYFFVNGRAVRDKLVAHAVRQAYRDVLFNGRHPTFVLFLECDPTGVDVNVHPTKHEVRFREGRMVHDFLYGTLHRALADVRPEDQLAAPAATDELVRPSGLQAGEFGPQGEMRLASPVLEQPQGEQRGFASSGSGAGYQYQYTPRPSQPLNAGEAQAAYREFYAPLDNAAAAPSALPESQGDIPPLGYALAQLKGIYILAENAVGLVLVDMHAAHERIMYERLKVAMASEGLSGQPLLVPESLALSQREADCAEEHAQWFQRLGFELQRLGPETLAIRQIPALLKQAEANRLVQDVLADLMEYGTSDRIQAHLNELLGTMACHGAVRANRRLAIPEMNALLRDMENTERSGQCNHGRPTWTQMGLDDLDKLFLRGR; encoded by the coding sequence ATGAGTGGCGGCTCGCGTATCCAGCTGCTCAGCCCGCGGCTGGCGAACCAGATCGCCGCCGGCGAGGTAGTCGAACGCCCCGCCTCGGTGGCCAAGGAGTTGCTGGAGAACAGCCTCGACTCCGGTGCTCGGCGCATCGAAGTCGAGGTCGAACAGGGCGGCGTGAAGTTGCTGCGGGTGCGCGACAACGGCGGTGGCATTGCCCCCGATGACCTGCCGCTGGCGCTGGCCCGCCACGCCACCAGCAAGATCCGCGAACTGGAAGACCTTGAAGGCGTGCTCAGCCTGGGCTTTCGCGGCGAGGCCCTGGCATCGATCAGCTCGGTGGCGCGCCTGACCCTTACATCGCGTACCGCCGATGCCAGCGAAGCCTGGCAAGTGGAGACCGAGGGGCGCGACATGACCCCGCGGGTGCAGCCTGCCGCGCATCCGGTCGGCACCTCCGTTGAAGTGCGTGACCTGTTCTTCAATACCCCGGCGCGACGCAAGTTTCTCAAGGCCGAAAAGACCGAATTCGATCATCTGCAGGAAGTGATCCGGCGCCTGGCGCTGGCGCGTTTCGACGTTGGTTTTCACCTGCGGCACAACGGCAAGACCATCTTCAGCCTGCACGAGGCCGCCGACGAAACGGCCCGGGCGCGGCGGGTCGGCACCATCTGCGGCCCGGGCTTTCTCGAGCAGGCGCTGCCCATTGATGTCGAGCGCAACGGCCTGCGACTGTGGGGCTGGGTCGGTCTGCCGACCTTCTCGCGCAGCCAGGCCGATCTGCAGTATTTCTTCGTCAATGGCCGGGCCGTGCGCGACAAGCTGGTAGCCCATGCGGTGCGCCAGGCGTATCGCGACGTACTGTTCAATGGCCGGCACCCGACCTTCGTGCTGTTTCTCGAGTGCGACCCGACCGGCGTTGATGTCAACGTCCACCCGACCAAGCACGAGGTGCGCTTCCGCGAAGGGCGCATGGTTCATGACTTCCTCTATGGCACCTTGCACCGCGCCCTGGCCGATGTGCGCCCGGAAGACCAGCTTGCGGCACCGGCGGCCACCGACGAACTGGTCCGCCCCAGCGGCTTGCAGGCCGGCGAGTTCGGCCCCCAAGGCGAAATGCGCCTGGCCTCGCCAGTGCTCGAGCAGCCTCAGGGCGAGCAGCGGGGGTTCGCTTCGAGCGGCTCGGGCGCGGGCTATCAGTACCAGTACACGCCTAGGCCCTCCCAGCCGCTGAATGCCGGCGAGGCCCAGGCGGCCTACCGTGAATTCTACGCCCCCCTGGACAATGCCGCCGCCGCGCCGAGCGCGCTGCCTGAAAGCCAGGGCGACATCCCGCCGCTGGGCTACGCCCTGGCGCAGCTCAAGGGGATCTATATCCTCGCCGAGAACGCCGTCGGCCTGGTGCTGGTGGATATGCACGCCGCCCATGAACGGATCATGTACGAGCGGCTGAAGGTGGCGATGGCCAGTGAAGGCTTGAGCGGCCAGCCGTTGCTGGTGCCCGAGTCGCTGGCGTTGAGCCAGCGCGAAGCCGACTGCGCCGAGGAACATGCCCAATGGTTCCAGCGCCTGGGCTTCGAGCTGCAGCGCCTGGGCCCGGAAACCCTGGCGATCCGCCAGATCCCGGCCCTGCTCAAGCAGGCCGAGGCCAATCGCCTGGTGCAGGATGTGCTGGCCGACCTCATGGAGTACGGCACCAGTGATCGTATCCAGGCGCACTTGAACGAACTGCTGGGGACCATGGCTTGCCATGGCGCGGTGCGGGCCAACCGGCGCCTGGCCATCCCCGAGATGAACGCCTTGCTGCGCGACATGGAGAACACCGAGCGCAGCGGCCAGTGCAACCACGGCCGACCGACCTGGACCCAGATGGGCCTGGACGATCTGGACAAGCTGTTCCTGCGGGGCCGATGA
- the miaA gene encoding tRNA (adenosine(37)-N6)-dimethylallyltransferase MiaA, with protein sequence MSARPPAIFLMGPTAAGKTDLAIELTSKLPCELISVDSALVYRGMDIGTAKPSKEVLAAHPHRLIDILDPAESYSAKRFCTDALQAMAEITARGKIPLLVGGTMLYYKALVDGLADMPPADAMVRAELEAQAQALGLAELHRQLAEVDPESAARIHPNDPQRLIRALEVYKVSGESMTAHRQRQYAESSGADAGAGEHLPYTVASLAIAPTDRHILHQRIALRFSQMLEQGFVDEVRTLRARSDLHAELPSIRAVGYRQVWDYLDGKLTENEMRERGIIATRQLAKRQFTWLRGWSDVHWLDSLACDNLSRTLKYLGTVSILS encoded by the coding sequence ATGAGTGCCAGACCTCCGGCGATTTTCCTCATGGGCCCGACCGCGGCCGGCAAGACCGACCTGGCGATCGAACTGACCAGCAAGCTGCCCTGCGAGCTGATCAGTGTCGACTCGGCGCTGGTCTATCGCGGCATGGACATCGGTACCGCCAAGCCCTCCAAGGAAGTACTGGCCGCGCATCCGCACCGCCTGATCGACATTCTTGACCCCGCCGAAAGCTACTCGGCCAAGCGTTTCTGCACCGATGCTCTCCAAGCCATGGCCGAGATCACCGCGCGCGGCAAGATCCCACTGCTGGTTGGCGGCACCATGCTCTATTACAAGGCACTGGTCGATGGCCTGGCGGACATGCCGCCAGCCGATGCCATGGTGCGTGCCGAGCTGGAGGCACAGGCGCAGGCGCTCGGTTTGGCCGAATTGCACCGCCAACTGGCCGAAGTCGATCCGGAGTCGGCGGCGCGCATTCATCCGAATGACCCGCAGCGGCTGATCCGTGCGCTTGAAGTGTACAAAGTGAGTGGCGAGAGCATGACCGCCCACCGTCAGCGTCAATACGCGGAAAGTAGCGGCGCAGACGCAGGCGCGGGCGAGCATTTGCCCTATACTGTCGCCAGCCTGGCGATAGCGCCTACAGATCGTCACATTTTGCATCAGCGAATTGCGTTACGATTTTCACAGATGCTGGAACAGGGCTTTGTCGACGAGGTCCGAACGCTGCGGGCCAGAAGTGACTTGCATGCGGAGCTGCCGTCTATAAGGGCAGTGGGATATCGGCAGGTCTGGGACTACCTCGACGGCAAGCTGACTGAGAATGAGATGCGTGAACGCGGTATCATTGCCACGCGTCAGCTGGCCAAGCGGCAATTCACCTGGTTGCGTGGCTGGTCCGACGTCCACTGGCTGGATAGCCTGGCCTGCGACAATCTGTCCCGCACCTTGAAATACCTGGGGACCGTCTCCATATTGAGCTGA
- the hfq gene encoding RNA chaperone Hfq, which translates to MSKGHSLQDPYLNTLRKEKVPVSIYLVNGIKLQGQIESFDQFVVLLKNTVSQMVYKHAISTVVPARPVRLPSPTDGEHGDSEPGNA; encoded by the coding sequence ATGTCAAAAGGGCATTCGCTACAAGACCCTTACTTGAACACCTTGAGAAAAGAAAAAGTCCCGGTTTCGATCTATCTGGTCAACGGGATCAAGCTGCAGGGCCAGATCGAATCCTTCGACCAGTTCGTCGTGCTGCTGAAAAACACCGTCAGCCAGATGGTCTACAAGCACGCCATTTCGACCGTCGTCCCCGCACGCCCGGTTCGTCTGCCAAGCCCGACCGATGGTGAGCACGGCGACAGCGAGCCAGGCAACGCTTGA
- the hflX gene encoding ribosome rescue GTPase HflX — MFFERHGGGERALLVHLEGQNPEAREDPQEFQELALSAGADIVSLVTVARHQPTAKFLIGSGKVEELRDLVHSAEADLVIFNHTLTPSQERNLERVFECRVLDRTGLILDIFAQRARTHEGKLQVELAQLEHMSTRLVRGWTHLERQKGGIGLRGPGETQLETDRRLLRVRLRQIKARLEKVRSQREQARRGRKRADIPSVSLVGYTNAGKSTLFNALTESDVYAADQLFATLDPTLRRLELADLGPIVLADTVGFIRHLPHKLVEAFRATLEESSNSDLLLHVIDAHEPERMEQIEQVLAVLGEIGAESLPILEVYNKLDLLEDVEPQIQRDADGKPQRVWVSARDGRGLELVGQAIAELLGDDLYVGTLCLEQRFARLRAQFFALGAVQSEEHDEEGRSLLSVRLPRVELNRLVSREGMEPQVFVEQHTLQ, encoded by the coding sequence TTGTTCTTTGAGCGCCACGGTGGTGGTGAGCGAGCGCTGCTCGTTCACTTGGAAGGTCAGAACCCTGAGGCGCGCGAAGACCCGCAGGAGTTTCAGGAGCTGGCGCTGTCGGCCGGAGCCGATATCGTTTCGCTGGTAACAGTGGCGCGGCATCAGCCCACCGCCAAGTTTCTGATCGGCAGCGGCAAGGTCGAGGAGTTGCGCGACCTGGTCCATTCGGCCGAAGCCGACCTTGTGATTTTCAATCACACCCTCACGCCCAGCCAGGAACGTAACCTCGAGCGCGTCTTCGAGTGTCGCGTGCTGGACCGTACCGGGCTGATTCTCGACATTTTCGCCCAGCGGGCGCGTACTCACGAAGGCAAGCTGCAGGTCGAACTGGCCCAGCTCGAGCACATGAGCACGCGGCTGGTACGCGGTTGGACCCACCTTGAGCGGCAGAAGGGCGGTATCGGCCTGCGTGGTCCGGGTGAAACCCAGCTCGAAACCGACCGCCGCCTGCTGCGGGTGCGCCTGCGCCAGATCAAGGCACGCCTGGAGAAGGTGCGCAGCCAGCGCGAGCAGGCCCGCCGTGGGCGCAAGCGCGCGGACATCCCATCGGTGTCGCTGGTGGGCTATACCAACGCCGGCAAGTCGACCCTCTTCAATGCGCTGACCGAATCCGATGTGTATGCTGCGGACCAGTTGTTCGCCACCCTCGACCCGACCTTGCGCCGGCTCGAGCTGGCCGACCTGGGGCCGATCGTGCTGGCCGACACCGTAGGTTTCATCCGCCACCTGCCGCACAAGCTGGTCGAGGCATTTCGGGCTACGCTCGAAGAGTCGAGCAACTCTGACCTGCTGCTGCACGTGATCGATGCCCATGAGCCCGAGCGCATGGAGCAGATTGAACAGGTACTGGCGGTGCTGGGCGAGATCGGTGCCGAGAGCTTGCCGATCCTCGAGGTCTATAACAAACTCGACCTGCTCGAAGATGTCGAGCCGCAGATCCAGCGCGATGCCGATGGCAAGCCGCAGCGAGTCTGGGTATCGGCACGTGATGGACGAGGCCTGGAGCTGGTTGGCCAGGCGATTGCCGAGTTGCTGGGGGACGACCTGTATGTCGGGACCCTGTGCCTGGAGCAACGGTTTGCCCGCCTGCGCGCGCAATTCTTTGCCCTGGGTGCCGTGCAGAGTGAAGAGCATGATGAAGAAGGGCGCAGCCTGCTGAGCGTGCGACTGCCCAGGGTCGAGTTGAATCGCCTGGTCAGCCGCGAAGGCATGGAGCCGCAAGTGTTTGTCGAGCAACACACTTTGCAATAA
- the hflK gene encoding FtsH protease activity modulator HflK has protein sequence MAWNEPGGNSNNQDPWGGRRNGGGGGGDKKGPPDLDEAFRKLQDSLNGMFGSGKKRGGGGDRNIGKGGGYGLLGIGLAALAAIWLYNAVYVVDEQEQAVVLRFGKYYETVGPGLNIYFPPIDRKYMENVTRERAYTKQGQMLTEDENIVEVPLTVQYRISNLQDFVLNVDQPEVSLQHATESALRHVVGSTSMDQVLTEGREQMAVDIRERLQRFLDTYRTGITVTQVNVQSAAAPREVQEAFDDVIRAREDEQRARNQAESYANGVVPEARGQAQRIIEDANGYRDEVIARAKGEADRFTKLVAEYRKAPEVTRQRLYLDTMQEVYSNSSKVLVTAKDGQNNLLYLPLDKMVEGSRGNSAAPASSVSPSVNDAAARAAQDLQPQPPLRSRESR, from the coding sequence ATGGCTTGGAACGAGCCGGGTGGCAACTCGAACAATCAGGATCCCTGGGGCGGCCGCCGTAATGGTGGCGGCGGTGGTGGCGACAAGAAAGGTCCACCGGATCTGGACGAGGCCTTCCGCAAGCTGCAGGACAGCCTGAACGGCATGTTCGGCAGTGGCAAGAAACGTGGCGGCGGCGGTGACCGCAATATCGGCAAGGGTGGCGGCTATGGCCTGCTGGGCATCGGCCTGGCGGCTCTGGCGGCAATCTGGCTGTATAACGCCGTCTATGTCGTGGACGAGCAGGAGCAGGCCGTGGTGCTGCGCTTCGGCAAGTACTACGAGACCGTTGGTCCCGGCCTGAATATCTATTTCCCGCCGATCGACCGCAAGTACATGGAAAACGTGACTCGCGAGCGGGCGTACACCAAGCAGGGGCAGATGCTCACCGAAGACGAAAACATCGTCGAAGTGCCACTGACCGTGCAGTACCGCATCAGCAACCTGCAGGACTTCGTGCTCAACGTCGACCAGCCGGAAGTCAGCCTGCAGCATGCGACCGAAAGCGCCCTGCGCCACGTGGTGGGTTCCACCTCGATGGACCAGGTGCTGACCGAAGGCCGCGAGCAGATGGCGGTGGATATCCGCGAGCGCCTGCAGCGTTTCCTCGACACCTACCGCACCGGTATCACTGTCACCCAGGTCAACGTACAGAGCGCGGCAGCCCCGCGTGAAGTGCAGGAAGCCTTCGACGACGTGATCCGTGCCCGTGAGGACGAGCAGCGTGCGCGCAACCAGGCCGAGTCCTACGCCAATGGTGTGGTACCGGAGGCCCGTGGCCAGGCGCAGCGCATCATCGAGGACGCCAACGGCTACCGTGATGAAGTCATTGCCCGCGCCAAGGGTGAGGCCGATCGCTTCACCAAGTTGGTCGCCGAGTATCGCAAGGCACCGGAGGTCACGCGCCAGCGTCTGTACCTGGATACCATGCAGGAGGTCTACAGCAACTCCAGCAAGGTTCTGGTCACGGCCAAGGACGGGCAGAACAACCTGCTCTACCTGCCGTTGGACAAGATGGTCGAAGGCAGCCGTGGCAACAGTGCAGCGCCGGCCAGCAGCGTATCGCCGTCGGTCAATGACGCCGCCGCGCGTGCCGCGCAGGACCTGCAACCACAACCGCCGCTGCGTTCCAGGGAGAGCCGCTGA
- the hflC gene encoding protease modulator HflC, translated as MSNKSLFALIGAVVLAIAAWNCFYIVSQTERAVLLQFGRVVKADVQPGLHVKVPYVNQVRKFDARLMTLDAPTQRFLTLEKKAVMVDAYAKWRVKDAERFYTATSGMKQIADERLSRRLESGLRDQFGKRTLHEVVSGERDALMADITASLNRMASKELGIEVVDVRVKAIDLPKEVNRSVFDRMSTEREREAREHRAKGNELAEGIRADADRQRRVLLAEAYREAEETRGDGDAQAAAIYAKAYTQDADFYAFYRSLKAYRESFSSKSDVLVLDSKNEFFRFLDKSKP; from the coding sequence ATGAGCAATAAGTCACTGTTCGCCCTGATCGGCGCCGTGGTGCTGGCGATCGCCGCCTGGAACTGCTTCTACATCGTTTCGCAGACTGAACGCGCGGTATTGCTGCAGTTCGGCCGCGTGGTCAAGGCCGATGTCCAGCCTGGCCTGCACGTGAAGGTGCCGTACGTGAACCAGGTGCGCAAGTTCGACGCCCGCCTGATGACCCTCGACGCACCGACCCAGCGTTTCCTGACGCTGGAGAAGAAAGCGGTGATGGTCGATGCCTACGCCAAATGGCGAGTCAAGGACGCCGAGCGCTTCTATACCGCAACCTCGGGTATGAAGCAGATCGCCGACGAGCGCCTGTCGCGTCGTCTGGAGAGCGGCCTGCGCGACCAGTTTGGTAAGCGCACCCTGCACGAAGTGGTTTCCGGTGAACGTGATGCGCTTATGGCAGACATCACCGCGTCGCTGAACCGCATGGCCAGCAAGGAGCTGGGTATCGAAGTGGTCGACGTTCGCGTCAAGGCCATCGACCTGCCCAAGGAAGTCAACCGCAGCGTGTTCGACCGCATGAGCACCGAGCGCGAGCGTGAAGCCCGCGAGCACCGCGCCAAGGGTAACGAGCTGGCCGAAGGTATTCGTGCCGACGCCGATCGTCAGCGCCGAGTGCTGCTGGCCGAAGCGTACCGCGAGGCGGAAGAGACCCGTGGTGATGGCGATGCCCAGGCGGCTGCCATCTATGCCAAGGCCTACACGCAGGACGCCGATTTCTACGCGTTCTACCGTAGCCTCAAGGCCTACCGCGAAAGCTTCTCCAGCAAGAGCGATGTACTGGTCCTGGATTCGAAGAACGAGTTCTTCAGGTTCCTGGACAAGAGCAAGCCCTGA
- a CDS encoding ATP phosphoribosyltransferase regulatory subunit, which yields MATVDRWLLPDGIEEVLPPEAARIEIARRQVLDLFQSWGYELVVTPHIEYLESLLTGAGQDLDQRTFKVVDPQSGRLMGFRADFTPQVARIDAHTLRREGPSRLCYAGSVLHAQPRALSTSRSPIQLGAELYGDASPTSDVEVISLMLATLQLTDVADVHMDLGHVGIYRGLARAANLSGAVEQQLFDALQRKAVDEVQALTADLPKDLGNMLRALCELCGGREVLAEARVRLGRAPASVLAALDDLLAIADRLASRYPDLPLYFDLGELRGYHYHTGVVFAVFVPGEGQSIAQGGRYDDIGADFGRARPATGFSTDLKTLVTLGRAEVVLPVGGIWMPDSSDAALWQMVCQLRNEGQRVVQALPGQPLSAALEADCDRQLIQQDGRWQVLPLTH from the coding sequence ATGGCAACGGTAGACCGCTGGCTACTGCCAGATGGCATCGAGGAAGTACTGCCACCTGAGGCGGCGCGCATCGAGATCGCGCGTCGTCAGGTGTTGGACCTGTTCCAGAGTTGGGGTTACGAACTGGTCGTCACCCCGCATATCGAGTACCTGGAGTCGCTGCTCACCGGCGCCGGCCAGGACCTGGACCAGCGTACCTTCAAGGTCGTCGACCCGCAGTCCGGCCGCCTGATGGGTTTCCGTGCCGACTTCACGCCGCAGGTGGCGCGCATCGACGCCCACACCTTGCGCCGTGAAGGCCCGAGCCGCCTGTGCTATGCCGGCAGCGTGCTGCATGCGCAGCCGCGTGCCTTGTCGACCTCGCGTAGCCCGATCCAGCTGGGCGCCGAGCTGTACGGCGACGCCAGCCCTACCAGCGATGTCGAAGTCATCAGCCTGATGCTCGCCACACTGCAACTGACCGATGTCGCCGATGTGCACATGGACCTTGGACATGTCGGTATCTATCGCGGCCTGGCCCGTGCCGCCAACCTGTCCGGCGCGGTCGAGCAGCAACTGTTCGATGCCCTGCAGCGCAAGGCCGTCGATGAAGTGCAGGCGCTGACCGCAGACCTGCCGAAGGACCTGGGCAACATGCTGCGCGCCCTGTGCGAACTGTGCGGTGGCCGTGAAGTGCTGGCCGAGGCCCGTGTGCGCCTGGGCCGTGCCCCGGCCAGCGTGCTGGCTGCGCTGGACGACCTGTTGGCGATCGCCGACCGCCTGGCTTCGCGCTACCCGGACCTGCCACTGTACTTCGACCTCGGCGAACTGCGCGGCTACCACTATCACACTGGCGTGGTGTTCGCCGTGTTCGTGCCTGGCGAAGGTCAATCGATCGCCCAGGGCGGCCGCTATGACGACATCGGCGCCGATTTTGGCCGGGCACGCCCGGCCACCGGATTCTCCACGGATTTGAAGACCCTGGTCACACTGGGGCGAGCGGAGGTCGTATTGCCTGTTGGCGGCATCTGGATGCCCGACAGCAGCGATGCGGCCCTCTGGCAGATGGTCTGCCAGTTGCGCAACGAGGGCCAGCGAGTGGTCCAGGCTTTGCCTGGCCAGCCGCTGAGTGCTGCCCTCGAGGCGGATTGTGATCGGCAATTGATTCAGCAAGACGGGCGCTGGCAGGTTCTGCCGCTGACCCATTGA